A single Verrucomicrobiia bacterium DNA region contains:
- a CDS encoding HAD family phosphatase, producing MLKPFSAVIFDMDGVIVDSEPRHEKAFLEIFDRLGYGQTHGIHFPDYIGRSDKAVWLDFIANHKPTYSYEDLTAMKQNRFLEILRAEQPIFDGLPELVAKLNAKYPLAVASGSLHPVIDEVLVIKNLRSFFSAVVSSQDVAKGKPAPDIFLRAADLIKKKPADCVVIEDSVAGVEAGRAAGMQVIAITNSFAADKLGRADHIVKNYDEIERLLGVK from the coding sequence ATGCTAAAGCCTTTTTCGGCGGTGATTTTTGATATGGATGGCGTGATCGTGGACAGTGAACCACGTCACGAGAAAGCGTTTTTGGAGATCTTTGACCGGCTCGGTTACGGCCAGACGCACGGTATCCATTTCCCCGATTACATTGGGCGCTCGGATAAAGCGGTGTGGCTCGACTTCATCGCGAATCACAAACCCACCTACAGTTACGAAGACCTGACGGCGATGAAGCAGAATCGCTTTCTGGAAATCCTACGCGCAGAGCAGCCGATCTTCGATGGCTTGCCGGAGTTGGTCGCCAAGCTGAATGCGAAGTATCCGCTCGCCGTTGCTTCGGGTTCGTTGCACCCGGTCATTGATGAAGTGCTCGTCATCAAAAATCTGCGTTCCTTCTTCTCCGCCGTGGTTAGCAGCCAGGATGTGGCGAAGGGGAAACCCGCACCGGACATCTTCCTGCGCGCCGCCGATCTCATCAAAAAGAAACCGGCAGACTGTGTGGTGATCGAGGACTCTGTCGCCGGTGTGGAAGCGGGCAGAGCGGCGGGCATGCAAGTGATCGCCATCACCAATTCCTTTGCGGCAGACAAGCTGGGCCGGGCAGATCATATCGTCAAAAACTACGACGAGATTGAGCGACTTCTAGGAGTTAAATGA
- a CDS encoding VOC family protein — protein sequence MKFVVEHIGVPSQSPTVLQEWYGRVLGAEIVWQDAAVPLYFVKLSGGLVLEIGPCKRVVADVGDNSVAGIRHFALQVESIEVAKKELEARGVVFTEPVKPAGGGGSVLFFKDAEGNLLHFVERPSSSVFNKK from the coding sequence ATGAAATTTGTGGTGGAACATATCGGTGTGCCGTCCCAGTCGCCGACGGTCTTGCAGGAGTGGTATGGGCGCGTGCTCGGCGCGGAGATCGTCTGGCAGGATGCAGCAGTCCCGCTTTACTTCGTGAAGCTCTCCGGCGGCCTGGTCTTGGAGATTGGCCCCTGCAAACGTGTCGTCGCCGATGTGGGCGATAACTCCGTGGCGGGCATCCGCCATTTCGCACTCCAAGTGGAATCTATTGAGGTGGCGAAGAAAGAACTCGAAGCGCGTGGGGTGGTGTTCACGGAACCGGTTAAGCCCGCTGGCGGTGGCGGCAGCGTCCTCTTCTTCAAAGACGCCGAAGGCAATCTGTTGCACTTCGTCGAACGCCCCTCCAGTTCTGTTTTTAATAAAAAGTAA
- a CDS encoding SMI1/KNR4 family protein: protein MQRLTNETITEIEHTIGVSLPGLYRKLLIEIGHGKFDQKPECRWNTAKEIYHPTAIRELYSSFFDNPSVLFSPYFPFGCDNQRQDLWIIDSSRELAACIAHSTHPDDWPEEEWLAFEDWIKKHLKA, encoded by the coding sequence ATGCAAAGACTCACGAACGAAACCATCACAGAAATTGAGCACACGATTGGAGTATCTCTTCCTGGTCTATACCGAAAACTGTTAATCGAAATCGGCCATGGCAAGTTTGACCAGAAACCGGAATGCAGATGGAACACCGCCAAGGAAATTTACCACCCCACCGCTATCCGCGAGCTATATTCTTCATTCTTTGATAATCCCTCTGTCCTGTTTTCACCATACTTTCCCTTTGGCTGCGACAATCAAAGACAGGATCTATGGATCATCGACTCAAGCCGTGAGCTAGCAGCGTGCATTGCTCACTCAACCCACCCAGACGATTGGCCAGAGGAAGAATGGTTAGCCTTCGAAGATTGGATCAAAAAGCATCTCAAAGCGTAA